A single window of Drosophila suzukii chromosome 3, CBGP_Dsuzu_IsoJpt1.0, whole genome shotgun sequence DNA harbors:
- the Tk gene encoding tachykinins isoform X2 encodes MRTQSGLIAVALVLLLLLTAPSSAADAETESSASPLPPGDDQPRRVVKRAPTSSFIGMRGKKDDERDTSEGNWLGSGPGSGPDPLDYADEEADSYYSENGRRLKKAPLAFVGMRGKKFIPINARLNDVLQNLEEERLRESLLQDFFDRIAGDRSAVGKRAPTGFTGMRGKRPALLAGDDDAEADEAMELQQKRAPVNSFVGMRGKKDVSHQHYKRAALSESYDLRGKQQRFADFNSKFVAVRGKKGDLEGNGIGNEEIHQQTLVHPWLYLWGEKRAPNGFLGMRGKRSALFE; translated from the exons ATGCGCACTCAAAGCGGTTTGATAGCGGTGGCGCTAGTGCTTCTGCTCCTGCTGACGGCACCTTCTAGTGCGGCGGATGCGGAGACGGAGTCCTCCGCCAGTCCTCTGCCGCCTGGCGATGATCAACCACGCAGGGTGGTGAAGCGGGCGCCCACGTCCAGCTTCATTGGGATGCGGGGCAAGAAGGACGACGAGCGGGACACGTCGGAGGGTAATTGGCTGGGATCTGGACCAGGATCCGGACCGGATCCTTTGGACTACGCCGACGAGGAGGCTGATAGCTACTACTCCGAAAACGGGCGGCGACTCAAGAAGGCACCGCTGGCCTTTGTCGGCATGCGCGGCAAGAAGTTTATCCCGATCAACGCCCGCCTGAACGATGTCCTGCAGAATTTGGAGGAGGAGCGACTGCGGGAGAGCCTGTTGCAGGACTTCTTCGATAGGATAGCGGGTGATAGATCTGCTGTGGGCAAGCGGGCACCGACAGGATTCACCGGGATGCGGGGCAAACGCCCTGCTCTTTTGGCCGGAGACGATGACGCGGAGGCGGATGAGGCCATGGAACTGCAGCAGAAGAGGGCGCCGGTCAACTCCTTTGTGGGGATGCGCGGCAAGAAAGATGTCTCCCACCAGCACTACAAGCGGGCAGCTCTCTCAGAG tCCTACGACTTGAGAGGAAAACAGCAGCGCTTTGCAGACTTCAACAGCAAATTTGTAGCAGTGCGGGGAAAGAAAGGCGATCTGGAGGGAAACGGAATCGGGAACGAGGAGATTCATCAACAGACTTTGGTACATCCATGGCTCTATCTCTGGGGAGAAAAGCGGGCGCCCAACGGATTCTTAGGCATGCGAGGCAAACGGTCAG CACTTTTCGAATAG
- the Tk gene encoding tachykinins isoform X1: MRTQSGLIAVALVLLLLLTAPSSAADAETESSASPLPPGDDQPRRVVKRAPTSSFIGMRGKKDDERDTSEGNWLGSGPGSGPDPLDYADEEADSYYSENGRRLKKAPLAFVGMRGKKFIPINARLNDVLQNLEEERLRESLLQDFFDRIAGDRSAVGKRAPTGFTGMRGKRPALLAGDDDAEADEAMELQQKRAPVNSFVGMRGKKDVSHQHYKRAALSEFWHNFFKKSYDLRGKQQRFADFNSKFVAVRGKKGDLEGNGIGNEEIHQQTLVHPWLYLWGEKRAPNGFLGMRGKRSALFE; encoded by the exons ATGCGCACTCAAAGCGGTTTGATAGCGGTGGCGCTAGTGCTTCTGCTCCTGCTGACGGCACCTTCTAGTGCGGCGGATGCGGAGACGGAGTCCTCCGCCAGTCCTCTGCCGCCTGGCGATGATCAACCACGCAGGGTGGTGAAGCGGGCGCCCACGTCCAGCTTCATTGGGATGCGGGGCAAGAAGGACGACGAGCGGGACACGTCGGAGGGTAATTGGCTGGGATCTGGACCAGGATCCGGACCGGATCCTTTGGACTACGCCGACGAGGAGGCTGATAGCTACTACTCCGAAAACGGGCGGCGACTCAAGAAGGCACCGCTGGCCTTTGTCGGCATGCGCGGCAAGAAGTTTATCCCGATCAACGCCCGCCTGAACGATGTCCTGCAGAATTTGGAGGAGGAGCGACTGCGGGAGAGCCTGTTGCAGGACTTCTTCGATAGGATAGCGGGTGATAGATCTGCTGTGGGCAAGCGGGCACCGACAGGATTCACCGGGATGCGGGGCAAACGCCCTGCTCTTTTGGCCGGAGACGATGACGCGGAGGCGGATGAGGCCATGGAACTGCAGCAGAAGAGGGCGCCGGTCAACTCCTTTGTGGGGATGCGCGGCAAGAAAGATGTCTCCCACCAGCACTACAAGCGGGCAGCTCTCTCAGAG TTCTGGCAcaatttctttaaaaagtCCTACGACTTGAGAGGAAAACAGCAGCGCTTTGCAGACTTCAACAGCAAATTTGTAGCAGTGCGGGGAAAGAAAGGCGATCTGGAGGGAAACGGAATCGGGAACGAGGAGATTCATCAACAGACTTTGGTACATCCATGGCTCTATCTCTGGGGAGAAAAGCGGGCGCCCAACGGATTCTTAGGCATGCGAGGCAAACGGTCAG CACTTTTCGAATAG